In Musa acuminata AAA Group cultivar baxijiao chromosome BXJ3-9, Cavendish_Baxijiao_AAA, whole genome shotgun sequence, a single genomic region encodes these proteins:
- the LOC135649821 gene encoding uncharacterized protein LOC135649821 — translation MAKFGTGGRSALPRKSNENMRLIISTVIGIVLGYLIGISFPTVSITKLHFPSSIISYIEDRNSGITTQTLLNHAWTSANIQNRNNATSNTTDTLKIYVPTNPRGAERLPPGIIVPESDFYLRRLWGNPDEDLITRQKYLVTFTVGYDQKKNIDAAVKKFSENFAILLFHYDGRTSEWDEFEWSKRAIHVSTRKQTKWWYAKRFLHPDIVAPYEYIFIWDEDLGVQHFDAEEYIRLVKKHGLEISQPGLEPDKGLTWQMTKRRGDREVHKETEEKPGWCADPHLPPCAAFVEIMATVFSRDAWRCVWHMIQNDLVHGWGLDFALRKCVEPAHEKIGVVDSQWIIHQVVPSLGNQGQSDNGKAPWEGVRERCKKEWGIFRKRLSEAEKAYYLSKGISPLNSTGV, via the exons ATGGCAAAATTTGGAACTGGTGGTCGCAG TGCCCTTCCCAGAAAATCAAATGAGAACATGAGGCTTATTATTTCAACAGTCATTGGAATTGTGTTAGGTTACTTGATAGGCATTTCCTTTCCCACAGTCAGCATAACCAAG CTTCACTTTCCTTCCAGTATTATATCATACATTGAAGACAGGAATTCAGGCATCACTACCCAAACCTTATTGAACCATGCTTGGACCTCAGCTAATATTCAAAATAGAAATAACGCTACTTCAAACACAACTGATACTTTAAAG ATTTATGTTCCTACAAATCCCAGAGGTGCAGAAAGACTACCACCTGGCATCATTGTGCCAGAATCAGATTTTTATTTGCGCAGATTATGGGGTAACCCAGATGAG GATCTAATCACCCGGCAGAAATATCTTGTGACATTCACTGTTGGATATGACCAGAAAAAGAACATTGATGCTGCTGTTAAAAAG TTCTCTGAAAATTTCGCAATACTATTATTTCATTATGATGGTCGAACTTCTGAATGGGATGAATTTGAGTGGTCAAAACGAGCTATTCATGTGAGCACCAGGAAGCAAACTAAATG GTGGTATGCCAAAAGGTTTTTGCACCCTGACATTGTGGCCCCATACGAGTACATATTCATTTGGGATGAGGACCTAGGAGTTCAGCATTTTGATGCCGAAGA GTATATCAGATTAGTAAAGAAGCATGGACTGGAGATTTCACAGCCTGGATTAGAGCCTGACAAAGGGTTAACATGGCAAATGACAAAAAGGAGAGGTGACCGTGAAGTCCACAA GGAAACAGAGGAAAAACCAGGCTGGTGTGCCGACCCCCATCTGCCCCCATGTGCAGC GTTCGTCGAGATAATGGCAACTGTGTTCTCTAGGGATGCATGGCGTTGTGTATGGCACATGATTCAG AATGACTTGGTCCATGGATGGGGCCTCGACTTTGCTCTAAGAAAATGCGTAGAG CCGGCTCATGAGAAAATTGGAGTCGTAGATTCACAGTGGATCATTCATCAGGTGGTTCCTTCGCTTGGAAACCAG GGCCAGTCAGATAACGGCAAGGCACCATGGGAAGGG GTCAGAGAGAGGTGCAAAAAAGAGTGGGGGATATTTCGGAAGCGATTGTCGGAAGCTGAGAAGGCATATTATCTTTCAAAAGGGATCAGCCCCCTGAACTCAACAggcgtttaa